In the Kribbella sp. NBC_00482 genome, one interval contains:
- a CDS encoding alpha/beta fold hydrolase, which translates to MGDSLVDVGGVTLFVRELGRRSDRPSVVVMHGGPDVGHGYLVPGFEPLARDHHVVLFDFRGCGRSSRGLPDDDLQPEYVVQDTHRLIERLGLGPVDLLGFSTGGRAAMEFVHQHPEQVRRLVLASTSAYSSAESAVYLADWDEYQRRQRVEDEANGALRNSTVFVWDLARAPAYLQLLESLDTDLDTDLGDWSYERAMNGLMHPWITGDPEQILRTFAKPILILHGEKDMGFPVQLAHRLHAAVPSHLAVIPDTAHMCHFEQPETWSQHIRDFLTP; encoded by the coding sequence ATGGGTGATTCGCTGGTGGATGTCGGAGGCGTCACGCTGTTCGTCCGGGAGCTCGGGCGGCGGAGTGACCGGCCTTCCGTGGTGGTGATGCACGGCGGGCCCGATGTCGGGCATGGGTATCTGGTGCCCGGGTTCGAGCCGTTGGCCCGGGATCATCACGTGGTGCTGTTCGACTTCCGCGGGTGCGGGCGGAGCAGTCGCGGGTTGCCGGACGACGACCTGCAACCGGAGTACGTCGTACAGGACACGCATCGGTTGATCGAGAGACTCGGGCTTGGGCCGGTCGACCTACTCGGGTTCTCGACGGGTGGGCGGGCGGCGATGGAGTTCGTGCACCAGCATCCGGAGCAGGTACGGCGGTTGGTGCTCGCGTCGACCTCGGCGTACTCGTCTGCGGAGAGTGCTGTCTACCTCGCGGACTGGGACGAGTACCAGCGCCGCCAACGGGTCGAGGACGAGGCGAACGGTGCCCTGCGCAACTCGACGGTCTTCGTGTGGGACCTCGCCCGCGCGCCGGCGTACCTGCAACTGCTCGAATCCCTGGACACCGACCTGGACACCGACCTGGGCGACTGGTCGTACGAACGCGCGATGAACGGCCTCATGCACCCGTGGATCACCGGCGACCCCGAACAGATCCTCCGCACCTTCGCGAAACCCATCCTCATCCTGCACGGCGAGAAGGACATGGGCTTCCCCGTCCAACTCGCCCACCGCCTGCACGCAGCCGTCCCCAGCCACCTAGCCGTCATCCCCGACACCGCCCACATGTGCCACTTCGAACAACCCGAAACCTGGTCCCAACACATCCGCGACTTCCTGACCCCCTGA
- a CDS encoding nucleotidyltransferase domain-containing protein, whose protein sequence is MHFEVLHAVRALFADYPGRYWIAGGWALDLFVDRVRRPHTDVDVLVLARDLDLVAGTFTDPRPTVENPNTGDQRPWDPGETLTPGPDVLAFPDDLFPAPVRVMLAASDGDDWVYHRGRGNLRKPLDEITLTTGDGIPYLAPELVLLFKSRSDRPKDTEDFNDVAPDLDTARRAWLHDRIAPRYPDHAWLPALT, encoded by the coding sequence ATGCATTTCGAAGTGTTGCACGCCGTACGGGCGTTGTTCGCCGACTACCCCGGCCGGTACTGGATCGCCGGTGGGTGGGCGCTCGACCTGTTCGTCGATCGGGTACGGCGACCGCACACCGACGTCGACGTACTCGTCCTGGCCCGCGACCTCGACCTGGTCGCCGGCACGTTCACCGACCCGCGGCCGACGGTCGAGAACCCGAACACCGGCGACCAACGTCCCTGGGACCCGGGCGAGACGTTGACGCCCGGTCCCGACGTACTGGCCTTCCCCGACGACCTGTTCCCGGCACCGGTTCGCGTCATGCTCGCGGCGTCCGACGGCGACGACTGGGTGTACCACCGCGGCCGCGGCAACCTCCGCAAACCGCTCGACGAGATCACGCTCACGACCGGCGACGGCATCCCGTACCTCGCCCCGGAGCTCGTGCTCCTGTTCAAGTCCCGCAGCGACCGCCCGAAGGACACCGAGGACTTCAACGACGTCGCCCCGGATCTCGACACGGCCCGCCGCGCCTGGCTGCACGACCGCATCGCCCCGCGCTACCCCGACCACGCCTGGCTCCCCGCCCTAACCTGA
- a CDS encoding threonine ammonia-lyase yields the protein MQGTRLDMDRIRAAREVIDPVFLDSPLYRSEALEPLLGCAINIKLETANPVRSFKGRGTEVVASQLAGSDSRAVVCASAGNLGQALAWSSRDRGLDVTVVASRFATATKLDRIRALGAKLELVDGDHELARERAAAIAQYDGIRLLEDSLDLETCEGAATIGLELVPQIAQPRTDQPRSDRSGDRPVVLIALGGGALATGVGYVLKSLAPEVEVVCVQPLGAPALTHSWHQRRVVTTDTTNTIADGVAGRIPIPEVLDDLLLVADDAVLVQESSIVTGLRMLLDHAGLVVEPSAALGIAAILEDRDRFAGRQVFTIVCGSNVDLDKYRAWVGL from the coding sequence GTGCAGGGGACGCGGCTCGACATGGACCGGATTCGTGCGGCTCGGGAAGTCATCGATCCGGTGTTCCTCGACAGTCCCCTGTATCGCAGCGAAGCGCTGGAACCGCTGCTCGGCTGTGCGATCAACATCAAGCTCGAGACGGCGAACCCGGTCCGCAGCTTCAAAGGTCGCGGTACCGAGGTCGTCGCGAGTCAACTCGCCGGCAGCGACTCCCGAGCCGTGGTGTGCGCGAGCGCCGGCAACCTCGGCCAGGCCCTCGCGTGGTCGAGCCGCGACCGCGGCCTGGACGTCACCGTCGTCGCCTCGAGGTTCGCGACCGCGACCAAACTCGACCGGATCCGCGCACTCGGCGCCAAGCTCGAACTCGTCGACGGCGACCACGAACTCGCCCGCGAACGGGCTGCCGCCATCGCGCAGTACGACGGGATCCGCCTGCTCGAGGACAGCCTGGACCTCGAGACATGCGAGGGCGCAGCAACCATCGGCCTCGAACTCGTACCGCAGATCGCCCAGCCTCGGACCGACCAGCCCCGGAGCGATCGGTCGGGCGATCGTCCCGTGGTGCTGATCGCGCTGGGTGGCGGTGCTCTGGCGACGGGTGTGGGTTACGTGCTGAAGTCGCTCGCGCCCGAGGTCGAGGTGGTCTGCGTCCAACCGCTCGGTGCACCGGCGTTGACGCATTCCTGGCACCAGCGCCGCGTCGTCACCACCGACACGACCAACACGATCGCCGACGGCGTCGCCGGCCGCATCCCCATCCCGGAGGTCCTCGACGACCTCCTCCTCGTCGCCGATGACGCCGTACTCGTCCAGGAGTCCTCGATCGTCACCGGCCTGCGCATGCTGCTCGACCACGCCGGCCTCGTCGTCGAACCATCGGCCGCCCTCGGCATCGCCGCGATCCTCGAAGACCGCGACCGCTTCGCCGGACGGCAGGTGTTCACCATCGTGTGCGGCAGCAACGTCGACCTCGACAAGTACCGGGCCTGGGTCGGCCTCTGA
- a CDS encoding NUDIX hydrolase: MARLAVKLLLLDEDDRVLLIHAKDPKTQAECWYPVGGGVEPDESLQTAAAREAYEETGLRDLPTGIHVWTRDHTYEFNGETVDVHEEWFLHRVGHFTPAPANLSEYETTTILGFRWWTAHELIETAETVFPPQLSDLLTNVRAGE, translated from the coding sequence ATGGCGAGGCTCGCGGTGAAACTCCTGCTGCTGGACGAGGACGATCGTGTGCTCCTCATCCACGCCAAGGACCCGAAGACCCAGGCCGAATGCTGGTACCCGGTCGGCGGCGGCGTTGAACCCGACGAGTCCCTGCAGACCGCCGCCGCGCGCGAGGCGTACGAGGAGACCGGTCTGCGCGATCTACCGACGGGGATCCACGTGTGGACGCGGGACCACACGTACGAGTTCAACGGCGAAACCGTCGACGTACACGAGGAATGGTTCCTGCACCGCGTCGGACACTTCACACCGGCGCCGGCCAACCTGAGCGAGTACGAAACCACCACGATCCTCGGCTTCCGTTGGTGGACCGCGCACGAGTTGATCGAGACCGCCGAAACAGTCTTCCCACCACAACTCAGCGACCTACTGACCAACGTACGCGCAGGAGAATGA